The following are encoded in a window of Saccharothrix longispora genomic DNA:
- a CDS encoding DUF6319 family protein — protein MAKAKNSLSEEDIDFLRGELAAGRPAQVWFTSAAVGVEAGRSAKVVAFTEPAEGDFIQVRPTGDKDELSFSPAELTVEKPAPRKRTSPPAKEPEPAAPAPVEHIYTPAPPPAKPRVAAAPPAAAAVKPVAKPSASRKQAKPAEVTVTLVSTAEGEWTVDVQWGAKRTLKAAPVAASAVAAAAKLLPAEVDEAVESVLSAARERHLARVEQLRAELEAAQRALDELTG, from the coding sequence ATGGCGAAGGCGAAGAACTCGTTGTCCGAGGAGGACATCGACTTTTTGCGCGGGGAGCTGGCCGCGGGCCGCCCGGCCCAGGTCTGGTTCACCTCCGCCGCGGTCGGCGTGGAAGCGGGGCGCTCGGCGAAGGTCGTGGCGTTCACCGAGCCCGCCGAGGGCGACTTCATCCAGGTGCGGCCGACGGGGGACAAGGACGAGTTGTCGTTCTCGCCCGCCGAGCTGACCGTGGAGAAGCCCGCGCCGCGCAAGCGGACGTCCCCGCCCGCGAAGGAGCCGGAACCGGCCGCGCCCGCTCCGGTCGAGCACATCTACACGCCCGCGCCCCCGCCCGCGAAGCCCAGGGTCGCCGCGGCGCCCCCCGCGGCCGCCGCGGTCAAGCCCGTCGCCAAGCCGTCGGCGTCGCGCAAGCAGGCCAAGCCGGCCGAGGTGACCGTGACGCTGGTGTCCACGGCCGAGGGCGAGTGGACCGTCGACGTGCAGTGGGGCGCGAAGCGGACGCTGAAGGCCGCGCCCGTGGCCGCGTCGGCGGTGGCCGCGGCGGCGAAGCTGCTGCCCGCCGAGGTCGACGAGGCGGTGGAGAGCGTGCTCAGCGCGGCGCGGGAACGCCACCTCGCCCGGGTGGAGCAGCTGCGCGCCGAGCTGGAGGCCGCGCAGCGCGCGTTGGACGAGCTCACGGGCTGA